The genome window CGCTCCTCAGAGCTGAGTTCCTGCTCACCTTTCGGCGTAATCTTACCAACCAAGACGTCACCAGCCTTGACCTCAGAACCGATTTGCACGATACCGTTTTCGTCGAGGTGGCGCAGACTGTCTTCTGACACATTCGGAATGTCGCGGGTGACGATCTCTGGGCCGAGCTTGGTCTCGCGAACCTCAACGTTATAATCCTTGATGTTGATACTGGTCAGGCGGTCGTCCTCCACCAAGCGGCGGCTGAGGATAATCGCGTCCTCCATGTTGTAACCGCCCCACGGCATAAAGGCCACCGTCAGGTTTCGTCCCAGCGCGATCTCGCCCTCGGCAATCGACGCACCCTCGACGAGGATGTCGCCCTGCTTGACCCTATCGCCACGGGCTACCCGAACCTTTTGGTTGTAGCAGCGATCGTCATTGTTCTTGACGAAGTGTCGCAGTGCGTAGACCTTGACGCCATCAGCATACTTGACATGAATTTCATCAGCATCAGCCCGCACCACTTCGCCATCAGCCTCGGCCTGGATCAAGTGGCCGCTATTCTCGGCCACCGCCTGCTCGATACCGGTACCGACAACCGCTGGCTCTGGCGTGAGCAGCGGCACTGCTTGACGCTGCATGTTTGAGCCGGTCAAGGCGCGGTCAACACGGGTTTTTTCGATAAACGGCACCAGCGCCGCCGTCGAGCCGAGGATCTGCTTGTGAGCAGCGTCCATAAAGGTAACTTCTTCGACGTCAACCTGACCTGGCTGGAGGAATTTACGGGCGCTGACACGGCTGTCGGTGAACGACTTGTCGTCATTCAAGCGTGCTCCGGCGTCGGCGATGACTTCGCTGGCTTCCTGGGCAGCATCCAGATAGACCACTTCATCCGTCACCCGACCATCGGTGACGCGCAGGTACGGCGTCTCGATAAAGCCATATTCATTCACCCGCGCGTAGGTCGCGAGGTTTAGCACCAAGCCAACGTTGGCACCTTCTGGTGTTTCCACCGAACAGATACGACCATAGTGCGTTGGGTGAGCGTCGCGAACGTCAAAACCAGCGCGCTCGCGGCTCAAACCACCGGGGCCCATCGAACTCAATCGGCGCTTATGGCTGAGTTCGGACAGTGGATTGACCTCATCAAGGAGCTGACTCAGCTGCGAACTGGTAAAGAACTCGCGCACTGCTGCCACCACCGGCCGCGCATTGATCAACTGGCTCGGCGTAATGTTCTCCATATCAGCCACGCTCATCCGGTCCATGGCGTTGCGCTGCATCCTGAGCATACCGACGCGGAACTGACGGGCAATCAGCTCGCCGACCAGCTTGACGCGGCGATTACTCAGCGCATCAATATCATCAGCTGGCTCTTGGGTATTGTTGAGGCGAATGATCTCGCGGATGATGGCCACCAGGTCGCTCATCTGGAAAATACGGTTTTCAGCAGTGTTGGCAACGTCGAGGCCCAGGCGCTGGTCCATCTTGTACCGGCCGACCCGAGAATAATCAAAGCGCTTGAAATCAAAGAACATTCGCTCGATCATCTGGCGCGCATTATCAACTGTCGCCAGATCGCCCGGCCGCAGGCGACGATAGACTTCGATCAGCGCTTCATTAGCGCCACGCGCGGTATCTTTTTCAAGCGTTTCCTGAATGTAGCTGGTCTCGCCCGTGTCAATGTCAGCAAATAATTCACGAATTTCTGATGTTTTTGGATGGCCCAAAGCCCGCAGCAAAGTCGTCACCGGCAATTTGCGACGACGGTCAATCTTGACATAAATCGTGCCATTAGTCGCCGTTTCAAATTCCAGCCATGCGCCGCGGCCTGGGATCATCTTGGCACCGTAGTAATTGCGGCCAGCCACGGTATCAGCCGTAAAGAACACACCAGCCGAGCGGATCAACTGGCTAACCACCACGCGCTCGGTACCGTTGATGATAAAGGTACCGCGCTCGGTCATCCATGGATAATCGCCGAGGTAGATTTCCTGCTCTTTGACTTCACCCGTCACTTTGTTGGTGAGTTCAACAGTTGCATGCAGCGGCGCTTCAAACGTCAAATTGTTTTCCTTGGCGAACTGATCAGTGGTCTTTGGCTCGTCAAAATGATAACTGCCGAACCGCAGCGCCAACTTCTGACCAGTGTAGTCGTCAATTGGGTTAATTTCTGAAAAGATTTCGCTCAAACCATCCTCGACGAACCAGCGCCACGAGTCCTCTTGGTGAGCGATGAGATTTGGCATGGCGATCGCACTGTCTGTCCCAGTGAAAAAGACGCGCGCGCCACGAGTGGT of Candidatus Nanosynbacter lyticus contains these proteins:
- the rpoB gene encoding DNA-directed RNA polymerase subunit beta encodes the protein MAQQTTRGARVFFTGTDSAIAMPNLIAHQEDSWRWFVEDGLSEIFSEINPIDDYTGQKLALRFGSYHFDEPKTTDQFAKENNLTFEAPLHATVELTNKVTGEVKEQEIYLGDYPWMTERGTFIINGTERVVVSQLIRSAGVFFTADTVAGRNYYGAKMIPGRGAWLEFETATNGTIYVKIDRRRKLPVTTLLRALGHPKTSEIRELFADIDTGETSYIQETLEKDTARGANEALIEVYRRLRPGDLATVDNARQMIERMFFDFKRFDYSRVGRYKMDQRLGLDVANTAENRIFQMSDLVAIIREIIRLNNTQEPADDIDALSNRRVKLVGELIARQFRVGMLRMQRNAMDRMSVADMENITPSQLINARPVVAAVREFFTSSQLSQLLDEVNPLSELSHKRRLSSMGPGGLSRERAGFDVRDAHPTHYGRICSVETPEGANVGLVLNLATYARVNEYGFIETPYLRVTDGRVTDEVVYLDAAQEASEVIADAGARLNDDKSFTDSRVSARKFLQPGQVDVEEVTFMDAAHKQILGSTAALVPFIEKTRVDRALTGSNMQRQAVPLLTPEPAVVGTGIEQAVAENSGHLIQAEADGEVVRADADEIHVKYADGVKVYALRHFVKNNDDRCYNQKVRVARGDRVKQGDILVEGASIAEGEIALGRNLTVAFMPWGGYNMEDAIILSRRLVEDDRLTSINIKDYNVEVRETKLGPEIVTRDIPNVSEDSLRHLDENGIVQIGSEVKAGDVLVGKITPKGEQELSSEERLLRAIFGEKAKDVRDTSQRMNNAGGGKVVGVKIFSRENGHELKAGVLMQIQIFVAQMRKIGVGDKMAGRFGNKGVVARVLPVEDMPFMEDGTPVDVILNPLGVPSRMNLGQLFETHLGMAARALGYRVATPSFDGVPSATISDELEKAGLARDGKSQLFDGRTGEAFEERTTVGVMHMIKLHHMVSDKIHARSTGPYTMVTQQPLGGKAQNGGQRFGEMEVWALEAYGAAATLQEMLTIKSDDVYGRAKAYESIIKDEPIVGPKLPESFNVLVKELQGLGLRVDLLDEGGVVDAEHVIASSGPADKTVPQTVSDDDDGDDQVYLDESDDIGDIEAGMSVQDIDEVEEIKEEA